A window of Panicum virgatum strain AP13 chromosome 8K, P.virgatum_v5, whole genome shotgun sequence contains these coding sequences:
- the LOC120644834 gene encoding uncharacterized protein LOC120644834 isoform X1, giving the protein MLASFAINAHTTILLLTIQAGGQPPPRQQQADAGLTGVSNDIHSTEDARSDLNGEENIVPTGNDAPFAPLEALKNFSLFELKDAINGGNIIGEGAFCMVYKAQNLLAISMNLSLICM; this is encoded by the exons ATGCTGGCGTCCTTCGCCATCAACGCCCACACCACCATCTTGTTGCTTACTATTCAGGCTGGTGGTCAGCCTCCGCCCCGGCAGCAGCAAGCG GATGCAGGACTGACGGGTGTATCGAATGACATTCATTCAACTGAAGATGCTAG GTCTGATTTGAACGGTGAGGAAAACATTGTACCAACAGGAAACGATGCCCCCTTTGCTCCTTTAGAAG CCTTAAAAAACTTCAGTTTATTTGAGTTAAAGGATGCTATAAATGGCGGAAACATCATTGGAGAAGGTGCATTCTGTATg GTCTACAAG gCACAGAATTTGTTGGCTATATCAATGAATTTATCACTCATTTGCATGTGA